The Streptomyces cyanogenus DNA segment CCGCCGCCGAGATCCGGCGAGAGCCCCGGCGCGAGAACCGCTTGTCGTGCTGCTTGCGCAGCCGGGCATCCAGCTTCTCCGCCGCCAGGTCGAGTGCCGCGTACGGATCGCTGGCCGCTGCCTCCGCCCGGATCACCGGACCGCGGGAGCGGAGCGTGATCTCCACTCGGTCACAGCGGTCGGCCTGTCGGGGGTTCGGCTCCTTGGACACCTCGACGTCGAGGCTGATCACCTTGGCATCGAGCCTCTGGATCTTCTCCAGCTTCAGCTTCTCGGCCACGTGCTTGCGGAACCGCTCGGGCACCTCGGTCTTGCGGCCTTTGACGACGATGTCCACGCAGAACTCCGTTCCCGGATCGCTCCGCTGCATCGGCGGAGCATCTCCCTTTCGCACCAGGTCCGGTGATCACCGGACCTCGGACTCGGTGACTTCCACCTCCTCCTCCCCCATGGGCGAGATCTGCACCCCACCGGTGCGGGTGATTGCCGAAAAACCCGCAGCACGGCATTCGGATATGCGAGGCCTGGCCTGCACCTTTCCTCACACCCGAACATATCTCGCCCGGACGGATGTCGTCACCCTCTACTGCGGCGTACCTCCGTTCAGGTGAATTGCGCCTGTCACCACCTGCAACGATGCAAGTTGACGTTCAGTTCCTGCTTATTTCGAATGAATCGCGAGGGGCGGCGATCACTGCGGCACGGAGCTTCCGGCCAAGAGCGTTCGGGACGGTCTTTTCCTGTGCACTGTGCACCCACTCGCTCCTCTCCTGTCGTGCACCGGTCCGTCGTTCCTCCCTACCTTCCCGAGTTATCGCCGCATACACGACCGTGCCGCGAGCAGGCCGGGACACATCCGCCTCCCGCAGGGCCCGCGCCGCCTCCGCGAGACTGGCGCCCGTCGTCATCAGGTCGTCGACGAGCACCACGCGGCCCGCGCCGAGCAGCCGGCCGCCGCCCGGGCTCACCTCCAGCGCCCCGGCGAGGTTCGCCAGGCGCTGCCGGGCGTCCAGCCCCGCCTGGTCCGCCACGGCCCGCCGCTGACGCAGCACGGCCGCCACCCGGGCGGGTGTCCCGGTGCGCCGCAGCTCCCCGGCCGCCGCGAGCGCCATCCGCCGCACCGGATCGTGCCCGCGCGCCCGCACGGCCCACCGCGCGGAGGGCACGGGAACCAGCAGCACGGACCCGCACTCCGGCGAACCGGCCGCCCCGCCGCCGGCGCCGTGCTCGCCGAGGCCTGCCCGAACGGCCCTCGCCAGTGCCCTGCCCAGCACTCCCGCGAGGACCAGCGCGCCGCGCTCCTTGTGCGCGAGCAGCAGCGCGCGCACCTCCGCCGCGTAGGGAGCCACCGCGTGCACCACCGGCAGCCCGGCCGGCTCCGGCACCGGCCGCACCCGCCGGGACACGCCCGCGTCGAGCTTGGCCCGGCACCGCGCGCAGAGCACCGTACGAGGTGCACCGCAACCCGCGCAGTCCGCCGGCAGCACCAGGTCGGTGAGGTCCTGCCACCACCCCCGCATGACCACCACTGTGCCAACGCCGCCGCCGACCGGCCACCCCTGTGGACAACGCCCTGTGGAAAACCCGGAGCACCACCACCGGGCACGGCGGCGGCACGGCGGTCACCCAGGACGGCTTCGACGGTCAGCCCGGATAGACCGGCGCGGTCCCGTCCTTGTCGACCTTCTGCCACTGCGCCCCGGACGGCAGCCGTACGATCCCGTCCTCCGAGTAGGCCACCAGCGGCACCCGCTCGTCCTCGGCCGCGGCGATCGCCTTGACACTGGTGAGGGCGCCCGGCGCCGGACCGTCGAGCGTGGAGCCGTCGACCTGCACGTACCGCAGCTGCTGCACGCCGCCCTGTTCCTGCCCGACGACGAGCAGCCTGCTGTCCCCGGCCCAGGAGATGGCGCTGACCTGCTCCAGGTCCGGCGCCGCCGACCGCAGTCCGTCGACCGAGATGCCCTGCCCGGTGCCGTCGTCGCGCTGGATCCGGCCGATGAACAGGGACTGCTTGCCGTCCTTCGCCACGACCAGCGCGATCCGCGCCCCGTCCGCGGCCACCCGGACGTCCTCGATCCGACCGGGCAGGTCCGGCACGGCCACCTGCTCCGACTTGGCGACGCCCTGTTCCAGTACGAACAGCCCCGGCCGGTGCGGATCCCGGTCGGCCACCCACAGATCCCCGCGGGCGTCCCAACTTGGGGTGGTCAGCCGCTCGGCGGGGGTCGGACCGGCACTGGTCACCGGTGGCTCACCGAGCGAACCGTCCGACGCCAGCGACGTCACGTACAGCGACCTGCCCTCGTCGCCGACCCCGGCCGCGGTGTGCTCGTCCCGCGACACCGCGACGGACTGCAGCCTCTTGCCGCCCTCGCCGAGCGGACCAGGTACCGGAACCGACCCGGTGCCGGTGCTGCCGGCCTGCATCCGTACGGCGC contains these protein-coding regions:
- a CDS encoding ComF family protein, with amino-acid sequence MRGWWQDLTDLVLPADCAGCGAPRTVLCARCRAKLDAGVSRRVRPVPEPAGLPVVHAVAPYAAEVRALLLAHKERGALVLAGVLGRALARAVRAGLGEHGAGGGAAGSPECGSVLLVPVPSARWAVRARGHDPVRRMALAAAGELRRTGTPARVAAVLRQRRAVADQAGLDARQRLANLAGALEVSPGGGRLLGAGRVVLVDDLMTTGASLAEAARALREADVSRPARGTVVYAAITREGREERRTGARQERSEWVHSAQEKTVPNALGRKLRAAVIAAPRDSFEISRN